A genome region from Arthrobacter sp. V1I9 includes the following:
- a CDS encoding agmatine/peptidylarginine deiminase gives MPAETARQERLWMAFPAGGYTLGESAEAAHAARSTWAAVANAAVEFQPVTMVVDPDDVTTAAAYLHPDVEVLAAPLNDAWMRDFGPTFVLDGEGQLGAVDWVFNGWGGQDWAKWDKDALIAGEVAGRSGARHIVSALVNEGGGIQVDGQGTVLVTETVQLDPGRNPGLSRADVEQELASTIGATHVVWLPRGLTRDSERFGTRGHVDIVAAIPSPGTLLVHSQENPEHPDFEVSREIIEFLRGTTDAAGRQWNIIPVPAPEALRDDEGFVDYSYINHVVVNGGVIACSFNDPQDDKALQILAEAYPGRRIVAIDARELFARGGGIHCITQQQPAASQKVVS, from the coding sequence ATGCCTGCTGAAACAGCCCGCCAGGAGCGGCTGTGGATGGCCTTTCCTGCCGGCGGCTACACCCTTGGCGAGTCGGCTGAAGCCGCCCACGCGGCCCGGTCCACCTGGGCCGCGGTGGCGAATGCCGCCGTCGAATTCCAGCCTGTCACCATGGTGGTGGATCCCGACGACGTCACAACAGCCGCCGCCTACCTGCACCCTGACGTTGAGGTGCTTGCGGCCCCGCTGAACGACGCGTGGATGCGCGACTTCGGCCCCACCTTCGTCCTGGACGGCGAGGGGCAGCTCGGTGCCGTGGACTGGGTGTTCAACGGCTGGGGCGGGCAGGACTGGGCGAAGTGGGACAAGGATGCCCTGATCGCCGGCGAGGTGGCCGGGCGCTCAGGTGCGCGGCACATCGTCTCAGCACTGGTGAACGAGGGCGGCGGCATCCAGGTGGACGGCCAGGGGACGGTCCTCGTTACGGAAACCGTGCAGCTGGATCCCGGACGCAATCCAGGCCTCAGCCGGGCGGATGTCGAGCAGGAACTGGCCAGCACCATCGGCGCCACCCATGTGGTGTGGCTGCCGCGGGGCCTGACCCGGGACTCCGAACGCTTCGGCACCCGCGGCCATGTGGACATTGTGGCCGCCATCCCCTCCCCCGGCACGCTGCTGGTCCACTCGCAGGAGAACCCGGAACATCCGGACTTCGAGGTCAGCCGGGAAATCATCGAGTTCCTGCGCGGCACCACGGACGCCGCCGGCCGGCAGTGGAACATCATCCCAGTCCCCGCTCCCGAAGCACTCCGGGACGATGAAGGCTTCGTGGACTACAGCTACATCAACCACGTGGTGGTCAACGGGGGCGTCATCGCCTGCAGCTTCAATGACCCCCAGGACGACAAGGCCCTGCAGATCCTGGCGGAGGCCTACCCCGGACGGCGCATCGTCGCCATCGACGCACGGGAGCTGTTTGCCCGCGGCGGGGGGATCCACTGCATCACCCAACAGCAGCCTGCTGCCTCCCAGAAAGTGGTGTCATGA
- a CDS encoding APC family permease — translation MTETIRKDASAGGHAPGTAHGITPKGLKGGQLGLLAVVVLGISTIAPAYTLTSALGPTVNEAGLQLPVIFLIGFIPMILVSLAYRELNADSPDSGTTFTWVTKAFGPWVGWMGGWGLLAANIIVLSNLAGVAVDFFYLFLSQLTGSPELAELAANKPLNVLTCFVFVALAVWVSYRGLHTTKLVQYGLVGFQLLVLGLFVGMAFANWSTSETAIPFSWDWFDVTKIDTFGQIAAGISLSIFVYWGWDVCLTVNEETANGKKTAGLAGTLTALIVLAIYLLVTIATMMFAGVGDTGNGLNNTENHENIFTALASPIMGPFAILMSLAVLSSSAASLQSTFMSPSRSLLAMSHYGALPEPLSRVSKRFATPGYATIAAGIVSAGFYAVMHVVSENVLNDTILALGLMICFYYGLTALACAWYFRNSAFRGLRNIVLRFLCPVLGGVGLFVVFLQTAVDSWAPEFGSGSEVFGVGLVFILGVGILALGAVFMLVMSRLRPGFFRGETLKRDTPALVVPE, via the coding sequence ATGACAGAAACCATCCGCAAGGACGCCTCCGCCGGCGGGCATGCTCCCGGCACCGCCCACGGAATCACCCCCAAGGGCCTGAAGGGCGGGCAGCTGGGACTCCTCGCCGTCGTCGTCCTTGGTATCTCAACCATTGCCCCTGCGTACACGCTCACCAGCGCGCTGGGGCCAACGGTGAACGAAGCCGGGCTGCAGCTGCCGGTTATTTTCCTGATCGGGTTCATCCCGATGATCCTGGTCTCGCTGGCCTACAGGGAGCTCAACGCCGACTCCCCGGACAGCGGCACCACCTTCACCTGGGTTACCAAGGCATTCGGTCCCTGGGTCGGCTGGATGGGCGGATGGGGGCTGCTCGCCGCCAACATCATTGTGTTGTCCAACCTGGCCGGCGTGGCCGTTGACTTCTTCTACCTCTTCCTCTCCCAGCTCACGGGCTCGCCGGAGCTTGCTGAGCTGGCCGCGAACAAGCCGCTGAACGTGCTGACCTGCTTTGTGTTCGTTGCCCTTGCGGTGTGGGTGAGTTACCGCGGCCTGCACACCACCAAACTGGTGCAGTACGGACTCGTGGGATTCCAGCTGCTGGTGCTGGGCCTGTTTGTGGGCATGGCCTTCGCCAACTGGTCCACCTCGGAAACAGCAATCCCCTTCAGCTGGGACTGGTTCGACGTCACCAAAATCGACACGTTCGGGCAGATCGCCGCAGGCATTTCACTGTCCATTTTTGTGTACTGGGGCTGGGACGTCTGCCTCACCGTGAACGAGGAAACCGCCAACGGCAAAAAGACGGCGGGCCTTGCCGGCACCCTGACCGCACTGATTGTCCTTGCGATCTACCTGCTGGTAACCATCGCCACCATGATGTTCGCCGGCGTTGGGGACACCGGCAACGGGCTGAACAACACCGAAAACCACGAGAACATCTTCACGGCCCTGGCCTCCCCCATCATGGGCCCCTTCGCCATCCTGATGTCCCTGGCCGTGCTCTCCAGTTCCGCTGCCTCGCTGCAGTCCACGTTTATGTCGCCCTCCCGCAGCCTGCTGGCAATGTCCCACTACGGGGCATTGCCTGAACCGCTCAGCCGCGTGAGCAAGCGCTTTGCGACGCCGGGCTACGCCACGATAGCCGCGGGTATCGTTTCCGCGGGGTTCTACGCCGTGATGCACGTGGTCAGCGAAAACGTCCTGAACGACACCATCCTGGCACTTGGCCTGATGATCTGCTTCTACTACGGGCTGACCGCCCTCGCCTGCGCCTGGTACTTCCGCAACAGTGCCTTCAGAGGCCTCCGCAACATCGTGCTGCGTTTCCTTTGCCCGGTGCTCGGCGGCGTGGGACTGTTCGTCGTGTTCCTGCAGACCGCCGTGGACAGCTGGGCTCCGGAGTTCGGCAGCGGTTCTGAAGTGTTCGGGGTGGGGCTGGTATTTATCCTGGGGGTGGGCATCCTGGCCCTTGGCGCAGTGTTCATGCTGGTGATGTCCCGGCTGCGTCCCGGCTTCTTCCGCGGCGAAACCCTCAAGCGGGACACCCCCGCCCTGGTGGTTCCGGAGTAG
- a CDS encoding DUF4193 domain-containing protein, whose product MATDYDAPRKQEEESPADSLEALQASRGANAQTAVIDLEENDTAEGIDLPGADLSNEELTVIVVPEQSDEFTCSSCFLVRHRSQVAREKNGMKYCRDCEG is encoded by the coding sequence ATGGCTACCGATTACGATGCTCCTCGCAAGCAAGAAGAAGAGTCTCCTGCCGACTCCCTGGAGGCCCTGCAGGCGTCACGCGGCGCCAATGCGCAGACCGCCGTGATCGACCTCGAAGAAAACGACACGGCCGAGGGCATCGACCTGCCCGGCGCCGACCTGTCCAACGAGGAACTGACCGTCATCGTGGTTCCCGAGCAGTCAGATGAGTTCACCTGCTCGTCCTGCTTCCTGGTCCGCCACCGGTCCCAGGTGGCCCGCGAGAAGAACGGCATGAAGTACTGCCGCGACTGCGAAGGCTGA
- a CDS encoding FAD-binding oxidoreductase, with protein sequence MATVHHNNPELEVQQSLQDLRGRLQGSLIEPQDPLYEEARAVWNGMVDLRPRAIARAGAVSDIDLVLDTARRSGLALAVRGGGHNIAGHGTVDGGLVLDLGPLRTVGVDAESRLVTVEPGATLADVDGATAAHGLAVPLGVISGTGVAGLTLGGGVGWLTRTGGLSLDNLEAADIVTAGGEHLHASADENPELFWGLRGGGGNFGVVSSFTFRARPLPAAPLGGNLFYRQQHWRSALIAFDAWTRDLPDEMNPIVSFLIFPPEFGMGNEPWMILGVAWAGEDHQAGLNLIDRLRAVAPPDEEEVGPTSWLDWQSAMDAVFPKGSRGYWKNVSFSRLDEEVVDVVVGFASELSWEGTGIDIHHLEGVFGRVPEEATAFPNRSARYWLNVYGFWRDAAEDERLTAFARKAYALMRPFAEQGEYVNFLGAELGVREADAARDAYGQDKYQRLVALKDRYDPQNVLRLNHNIPPSGG encoded by the coding sequence ATGGCCACAGTTCATCACAACAATCCGGAGCTTGAGGTCCAGCAGTCACTGCAGGACCTGCGTGGACGGCTGCAGGGATCCTTGATCGAGCCGCAGGATCCGCTTTACGAGGAAGCCCGGGCAGTATGGAACGGGATGGTGGATCTCCGTCCCCGCGCCATCGCGAGGGCCGGAGCCGTCTCGGACATCGACCTGGTGCTGGATACGGCGCGGCGCAGCGGCCTGGCGCTTGCCGTGCGCGGCGGGGGGCACAACATCGCCGGCCATGGCACCGTTGACGGCGGCCTGGTCCTGGATCTGGGACCGCTGCGGACTGTCGGAGTCGACGCCGAAAGCAGGCTCGTCACCGTCGAGCCGGGAGCCACCCTGGCTGACGTGGACGGGGCTACAGCCGCTCATGGGCTGGCCGTTCCTTTGGGGGTCATCAGCGGGACAGGGGTAGCAGGACTCACCCTTGGCGGCGGGGTGGGCTGGCTGACCCGGACGGGCGGATTGAGCCTGGACAACCTGGAAGCGGCCGATATCGTCACCGCCGGCGGAGAGCACCTGCACGCCAGCGCCGACGAGAACCCCGAGTTGTTCTGGGGGCTGCGTGGCGGTGGCGGGAACTTCGGCGTCGTATCCTCCTTCACCTTCCGTGCCCGCCCCCTGCCTGCGGCACCCCTGGGCGGCAACCTCTTCTACCGGCAACAGCACTGGAGGTCCGCCCTTATTGCCTTCGATGCCTGGACCCGGGACCTGCCTGATGAGATGAACCCGATCGTCTCGTTCCTGATCTTCCCGCCCGAGTTCGGCATGGGCAACGAGCCCTGGATGATCCTTGGAGTCGCCTGGGCCGGTGAGGACCACCAGGCCGGCCTCAACCTCATAGACCGGCTCCGGGCCGTTGCTCCGCCTGACGAAGAGGAAGTGGGACCCACCTCCTGGCTGGATTGGCAAAGCGCCATGGACGCAGTGTTCCCCAAGGGCTCACGCGGCTACTGGAAAAACGTTTCGTTCTCACGGCTCGATGAAGAGGTAGTGGACGTTGTGGTTGGTTTCGCCTCCGAACTGTCGTGGGAGGGCACCGGCATCGATATCCATCATCTGGAGGGCGTCTTTGGCCGGGTCCCGGAAGAGGCAACGGCGTTCCCTAACCGCTCCGCGCGTTACTGGCTCAACGTTTACGGGTTCTGGCGGGACGCGGCTGAGGACGAGCGGCTGACCGCTTTCGCCCGCAAGGCCTATGCGCTGATGCGTCCATTTGCCGAGCAGGGCGAATACGTCAACTTCCTGGGGGCGGAGCTGGGGGTCAGGGAGGCGGATGCCGCGCGCGATGCCTACGGCCAGGACAAGTACCAGCGGCTCGTTGCCCTTAAGGACCGTTATGATCCGCAGAACGTCCTGCGCCTGAACCACAACATCCCGCCGTCGGGCGGCTAG
- a CDS encoding thioredoxin domain-containing protein, which yields MSPANEVRKSKAERTAEAREKARLIRDAQLKKDKRNKLLIGWGIVAAVVAILAIIALVVTTGIRQNTPIADQGPVPASANVNGGVTLLANTEVKKADPATVDMANLPAKPDAQPSPVVAPGAEAEAGQPVKVVAYIDFICPVCLRFENTYSEALTTLRNEGKITMEYRPLGFLDRQSSTNYSSRSANAAACVADKAPEKYAEYVDVLFANQPAEGGAGLSDDKLKSLASDIGADINSCVDEKTFRPYVKYSTQLAENTGITGTPTVFIDGKQWDGTADLNAEIQAAIDAKA from the coding sequence ATGAGCCCCGCAAACGAAGTACGTAAGTCCAAAGCTGAGCGCACCGCGGAGGCCCGCGAGAAAGCGCGGCTGATCCGTGACGCCCAGCTTAAAAAGGACAAGCGCAACAAGCTGCTGATCGGGTGGGGAATTGTGGCGGCCGTTGTGGCCATCCTGGCGATTATCGCTTTGGTGGTGACCACCGGCATCCGGCAGAACACCCCCATTGCAGACCAGGGGCCGGTACCGGCCAGCGCCAACGTCAACGGCGGTGTGACCCTGCTGGCGAACACCGAGGTCAAAAAGGCGGACCCGGCCACTGTGGACATGGCCAACCTTCCGGCCAAGCCCGATGCACAGCCAAGCCCTGTGGTGGCGCCCGGCGCCGAGGCCGAAGCGGGCCAGCCGGTGAAGGTGGTTGCCTACATCGACTTCATCTGCCCGGTCTGCCTGCGGTTCGAAAACACGTACAGCGAGGCGCTCACCACGCTCCGCAATGAAGGCAAGATCACCATGGAGTACCGCCCGCTGGGCTTCCTGGACCGCCAGTCCAGCACCAACTACTCCTCGCGTTCCGCCAACGCCGCGGCCTGCGTAGCCGACAAGGCGCCCGAAAAGTACGCCGAGTACGTTGACGTTCTGTTTGCCAACCAGCCTGCCGAAGGCGGAGCAGGACTCTCTGACGACAAGCTGAAGTCCCTGGCCAGTGACATCGGTGCGGACATCAACAGTTGCGTGGACGAGAAGACTTTCCGCCCCTACGTGAAGTACTCCACCCAGCTGGCAGAGAATACCGGCATCACCGGGACGCCCACCGTCTTCATCGACGGCAAGCAGTGGGACGGCACTGCCGACCTGAACGCCGAGATCCAGGCAGCAATCGACGCCAAGGCCTAG
- a CDS encoding trehalose-6-phosphate synthase, with translation MQTPVQEKPSTAAGSGAAGSGQSGQTKYDFMVVSNRLPVDRCAPGESGDDGSGWRRSPGGLVTALAPMMTKTDGAWVGWHGAPDETVQPFSHGGMDLVPVQLSADDVELYYEGFSNATLWPLYHDVIAPPEFHRTWWDAYRKVNRRFADAVIRHADEGATVWIQDYQLQLVPRMLREARPDLRIGFFNHIPFPPPEIFAQLPWRQAIIDGLLGADLVGFQRASDAGNFMRSARRFLGASVKQQQVHVKGQDGEITHIARAQAFPISIDVQQISELAQKPEIIERARQIRQDLGNPKTILLGVDRLDYTKGIRHRLKAFEELLADGKLSVADATLIQVASPSRERVEQYRLLREEVEGTVGHINGTYDTLENTAVRYLHHSYPVEEMVALYLAADVMLVTALRDGMNLVAKEYVTARTNNDGALVLSEFAGAADQLKQALLMNPHDIDGLKGAIMRAVEMSPRDASRRMRAMRKQILEHDVDYWSAEFLRALDEKAVRDDS, from the coding sequence ATGCAAACACCCGTCCAGGAAAAACCCTCCACCGCAGCCGGGTCCGGCGCCGCCGGCTCCGGCCAGAGCGGGCAAACAAAGTATGACTTCATGGTGGTCTCGAACAGGCTGCCCGTTGACCGCTGCGCTCCCGGCGAAAGCGGCGACGACGGCTCCGGCTGGCGCCGGTCCCCCGGCGGCCTGGTGACCGCACTGGCACCGATGATGACCAAAACCGACGGCGCATGGGTGGGCTGGCACGGCGCCCCGGACGAGACGGTACAGCCCTTCAGCCACGGCGGCATGGACCTGGTCCCGGTGCAGCTCAGCGCCGACGACGTCGAGCTCTATTACGAGGGTTTCTCCAATGCCACGCTGTGGCCGCTCTACCATGACGTCATCGCCCCGCCTGAGTTCCACCGGACGTGGTGGGACGCCTACCGCAAAGTCAACAGAAGGTTCGCCGACGCCGTCATACGCCATGCTGACGAGGGCGCCACGGTGTGGATCCAGGACTACCAGCTGCAGCTGGTGCCCCGGATGCTGCGGGAAGCGCGGCCGGACCTCCGGATCGGTTTCTTCAACCACATTCCGTTCCCCCCACCCGAGATCTTCGCGCAGCTGCCATGGCGGCAGGCCATCATCGACGGCCTCCTCGGCGCAGATCTGGTGGGCTTCCAGCGTGCCAGCGACGCCGGAAACTTCATGCGTTCGGCCCGCCGCTTCCTCGGCGCCAGCGTCAAGCAGCAGCAGGTGCACGTCAAGGGCCAAGACGGCGAAATCACGCACATCGCCCGTGCCCAGGCGTTCCCCATCTCCATCGACGTCCAGCAAATCAGCGAGCTGGCCCAAAAGCCGGAGATCATTGAGCGGGCGCGCCAGATCCGCCAGGACCTCGGCAACCCGAAAACCATCCTGCTGGGCGTGGACCGCCTGGACTACACCAAGGGCATCCGGCACCGGCTGAAGGCGTTCGAGGAGCTCCTGGCCGACGGCAAGCTGTCCGTGGCTGACGCCACCCTCATCCAGGTTGCCAGCCCCAGCCGCGAGCGCGTTGAGCAGTACCGGCTCCTGCGGGAGGAGGTGGAGGGCACTGTGGGCCACATCAACGGCACCTACGACACCCTCGAGAACACCGCGGTCCGGTACCTGCACCACAGCTACCCCGTGGAGGAGATGGTGGCCCTGTACCTGGCCGCCGACGTCATGCTGGTAACCGCACTGCGGGACGGCATGAACCTGGTGGCAAAGGAGTACGTCACGGCCCGCACCAACAACGACGGCGCACTGGTGCTCAGCGAGTTCGCCGGTGCCGCCGACCAGCTCAAGCAGGCCCTCCTGATGAACCCGCACGACATCGATGGCCTGAAGGGCGCGATCATGCGGGCTGTGGAGATGTCGCCCCGGGACGCCTCCCGGCGCATGCGGGCCATGCGCAAACAAATCCTTGAGCACGATGTGGACTACTGGTCCGCGGAATTCCTGCGTGCCCTCGATGAGAAAGCAGTCCGCGATGACTCCTGA
- the otsB gene encoding trehalose-phosphatase: MTPDGRAGNGKLALTPELREALRRVAATDHLLVAMDFDGTIAPIVGHADDARPLPRAATAFAGLAVLPRTTTALISGRALASLRTAASPPVDTLLIGSHGAEAWLGPGSAGLSLDDDQKALLAEVRSILAEIVAEAPGTMLEDKPAGVVLHTRQAEDDVAQDAVSAARSLLQDRKGVFLKDGKRVLETSVVNASKGEGVTFLRQVTGATAVLFAGDDTTDEDALARLEPGDVGVKVGLDFTQAQYRVEAPVHVAELLEVLLHERTLAVAEEDQQGFQGRS; this comes from the coding sequence ATGACTCCTGACGGCCGGGCCGGCAACGGCAAGTTGGCACTGACGCCGGAGCTTCGCGAGGCCCTCCGCCGAGTCGCTGCGACAGACCATCTGCTGGTGGCCATGGACTTCGACGGCACCATCGCGCCCATTGTGGGCCACGCCGACGACGCCCGCCCCCTTCCGCGCGCAGCCACGGCCTTCGCCGGGCTCGCCGTGCTGCCCCGCACGACGACGGCACTCATCTCGGGACGCGCCCTCGCCAGCCTCCGTACCGCAGCATCGCCGCCGGTGGATACCCTGCTGATCGGCAGCCACGGGGCAGAGGCCTGGCTGGGGCCGGGGTCTGCCGGCCTGTCGCTCGATGATGACCAAAAGGCTTTACTGGCCGAGGTCCGCAGCATCCTGGCGGAGATCGTCGCCGAGGCGCCCGGCACCATGCTAGAAGACAAGCCGGCCGGGGTGGTCCTGCATACCCGCCAGGCGGAGGACGACGTCGCACAGGACGCGGTTTCGGCCGCGCGTTCGCTGCTGCAGGACCGCAAGGGCGTCTTCCTCAAGGACGGAAAGCGGGTCCTGGAAACATCTGTGGTGAACGCCTCCAAGGGAGAGGGGGTTACGTTCCTGCGCCAGGTCACCGGGGCGACGGCCGTGCTGTTTGCCGGGGACGACACCACAGACGAGGATGCGCTGGCCCGCCTGGAGCCAGGGGACGTGGGCGTGAAGGTGGGCCTTGATTTCACCCAGGCCCAGTACCGCGTGGAGGCACCCGTGCACGTGGCGGAGCTGCTGGAGGTGCTGCTTCACGAGCGGACCCTGGCTGTCGCCGAGGAAGACCAGCAGGGCTTCCAGGGCAGAAGTTGA
- a CDS encoding ABC transporter ATP-binding protein: MATVTFDNATRLYPGTEKPAVDKLNIDIADGEFLVLVGPSGCGKSTSLRMLAGLEDVNAGRILIGDRDVTDVPPKDRDIAMVFQNYALYPHMTVADNMGFALKIAGVSKEERAERVREAAKLLDLEPYLDRKPKALSGGQRQRVAMGRAIVRNPQVFLMDEPLSNLDAKLRVQTRTQIASLTRRLGVTTVYVTHDQVEAMTMGDRVAVLKDGLLMQVDTPRNLYDKPKNVFVAGFIGSPAMNLLELPVVDGGVQFGGTVYPVPRSVLEEAHGSTVTLGSRPEDLETAPHGEGLKVEVDVVEELGADAYVYGHTTLDGKDHDIVARVDGRRPPMKGESIYVRPQSGHVHLFDTKTGLRLGD; this comes from the coding sequence GTGGCTACAGTTACTTTTGATAACGCTACGCGTCTGTACCCGGGCACAGAAAAGCCCGCCGTCGATAAGCTCAACATCGACATCGCCGATGGCGAATTCCTGGTCCTCGTTGGACCCTCCGGTTGCGGCAAGTCCACCTCCCTGCGCATGCTCGCCGGGCTCGAGGACGTCAACGCCGGCCGCATCCTCATTGGCGACCGGGACGTCACCGACGTTCCGCCGAAGGACCGCGACATCGCGATGGTTTTCCAGAACTACGCGCTGTACCCCCACATGACTGTTGCCGACAACATGGGCTTCGCACTGAAGATCGCCGGCGTTTCCAAGGAGGAGCGCGCCGAGCGCGTCCGCGAAGCCGCCAAGCTCCTTGACCTCGAGCCTTACCTCGACCGCAAGCCGAAGGCACTCTCCGGCGGTCAGCGCCAGCGTGTTGCCATGGGCCGCGCCATCGTGCGTAACCCGCAGGTCTTCCTCATGGATGAGCCGCTGTCCAACCTGGACGCCAAGCTCCGTGTGCAGACCCGCACCCAGATCGCATCCCTGACCCGCCGCCTGGGCGTCACCACGGTATACGTGACGCACGACCAGGTCGAGGCAATGACCATGGGCGACCGCGTGGCTGTGCTGAAGGACGGCCTGCTGATGCAGGTTGACACCCCGCGCAACCTCTACGACAAGCCCAAGAACGTCTTCGTTGCCGGCTTCATCGGCTCCCCCGCCATGAACCTGCTCGAACTGCCGGTTGTCGACGGCGGCGTACAGTTCGGCGGCACTGTTTACCCGGTACCCCGCTCCGTCCTCGAAGAGGCACACGGCTCCACCGTGACCCTGGGCTCCCGCCCGGAGGACCTCGAGACCGCTCCGCACGGTGAAGGCCTGAAGGTAGAGGTCGACGTCGTCGAGGAGCTCGGTGCCGACGCTTACGTCTACGGCCACACCACGCTTGACGGCAAGGACCACGACATCGTGGCACGCGTCGACGGCCGCCGCCCCCCAATGAAGGGCGAGTCCATCTACGTCCGTCCGCAGTCGGGCCACGTGCACCTGTTCGACACCAAGACCGGCCTGCGCCTGGGCGACTGA
- a CDS encoding DUF4032 domain-containing protein produces MTEEYSAQWHDEPTDYAQVGKLPRFVAASADDGKLASVSSSLNITAAAADPELLDLPWHIALEDWPAENLAALPRGISRHIVRFAHLGGSVIAIKETSEHVARHEYHMLRKLARLDVPCVEPVAVITGRTTLDGRPLDPVLVTRHLKFSMPYRALFSQMLRKDTLTRLIDAQALLMVRLHLIGFYWGDVSLSNTLFRRDAGAFAAYLVDAETGELYPDLSTGQREYDLEIARVNIAGELMDLLDGGLIEEKVDPVATSELIMDSYRRLWAELTEKESFELGERWRVSARIRRLNELGFDVEEYAIKTTQNGSTIQLQPKVVDAGHHQRRLLRLTGIDAQENQARRLLNDMDSFRADNNPDMDEEYSAHLWVSQIFEPIVRSIPRDLSGKLEPAEVVHEVLEHRWYMSEKQERHIPLAEAVQSYIDSILRHRRDEAAIMLNPDTGMLKILEVETEESRYGDDESIDEYPDSDD; encoded by the coding sequence ATGACCGAGGAATACAGCGCCCAGTGGCACGATGAACCCACCGACTATGCGCAGGTGGGGAAACTGCCCCGGTTCGTGGCTGCCAGCGCGGACGACGGCAAGCTCGCTTCGGTCTCCAGTTCCCTGAACATCACGGCAGCGGCGGCCGACCCTGAACTGCTCGACCTGCCGTGGCACATCGCGCTGGAGGACTGGCCGGCAGAGAACCTGGCCGCACTCCCCCGCGGCATCTCCCGGCACATCGTCCGCTTCGCCCACCTCGGCGGCTCCGTGATCGCCATCAAGGAAACCTCCGAGCACGTCGCCCGGCATGAATACCACATGCTCCGCAAGCTGGCCCGGCTGGACGTTCCGTGCGTGGAGCCCGTCGCCGTAATCACCGGCCGCACCACGCTGGACGGGCGTCCGCTGGACCCGGTGCTGGTGACCCGGCACCTGAAGTTCTCCATGCCGTACCGTGCCCTGTTCTCGCAGATGCTCCGCAAGGACACGCTCACCCGCCTCATTGACGCGCAGGCGCTGCTGATGGTGCGGCTGCACCTGATCGGTTTCTACTGGGGTGACGTTTCGCTGTCCAACACCCTGTTCCGCCGCGACGCCGGCGCCTTCGCGGCCTATTTGGTGGACGCGGAAACCGGTGAGCTCTACCCGGACCTGTCCACCGGCCAGCGCGAGTACGACCTGGAAATTGCCCGGGTGAACATCGCAGGCGAACTGATGGACCTGCTGGACGGCGGACTCATCGAGGAAAAAGTGGACCCCGTGGCCACCAGCGAGCTGATCATGGACAGCTACCGCCGCCTGTGGGCCGAGCTCACCGAAAAGGAATCCTTCGAACTGGGGGAACGCTGGCGCGTGAGTGCCCGCATCCGCCGGCTCAACGAACTCGGGTTCGACGTCGAGGAATACGCCATCAAGACCACCCAGAACGGGTCCACCATCCAGCTGCAGCCCAAGGTGGTGGACGCCGGGCACCACCAGCGTCGCCTGCTGCGGCTCACGGGTATCGACGCGCAGGAGAACCAGGCGCGCCGGCTCCTGAACGACATGGACTCCTTCCGGGCGGACAACAATCCGGACATGGATGAGGAGTACAGCGCGCACCTCTGGGTCAGCCAGATCTTCGAGCCGATCGTCCGATCCATTCCACGGGACCTCTCCGGCAAGCTCGAGCCCGCTGAGGTTGTGCACGAGGTCCTGGAGCACCGCTGGTACATGTCCGAAAAGCAGGAGCGGCACATCCCCCTGGCGGAAGCAGTGCAGTCCTACATTGACTCCATCCTCCGGCACCGCCGGGACGAGGCCGCGATCATGCTCAACCCTGACACCGGGATGCTGAAGATCCTCGAAGTGGAGACGGAAGAGTCACGCTACGGCGACGACGAGTCGATCGACGAGTACCCGGACTCGGACGACTAA